TCGTCTGCTGCTCGCACGGCACCGACTCCCCCGACGGCCGCGCGGCCGTCAGCGCCATCGTCGCCGGCGCGCGTGACGCCCTGGGCGTCCCCGTGCGCGAGACCTACGTCGACGTCCAGGAGCCGCAGGTCGACGAGGTGATCGCCTCGTTCGCGCAGCCCGCGATCATCGTGCCGCTGCTGCTCTCGCCCGGATTCCACACCGCCGTCGACATCGGCCGCGCGGCCCGCTCGCGGCCGGACGTGGTCGCGACCGGTACCCTCGGGCCCCATCCGCTCCTGGCCGAGCTCCTCGCCGAGCGCGTGCGCGACGCCGGCCTGCGCGACGGGGACCACGTCGTGCTCGCGGCCTCCGGCTCATCGCGCCCCGAGGCGGCCGAGCGCGTCGGCGAGGTCCGTACCGCGCTCGGCGCCCTGATCCCCGCCCCGCTCACCGTCGGCTACGCATACGGGGCGACGCCGAAGGTCGCC
This genomic interval from Microbacterium sediminis contains the following:
- a CDS encoding sirohydrochlorin chelatase produces the protein MTAPVLVCCSHGTDSPDGRAAVSAIVAGARDALGVPVRETYVDVQEPQVDEVIASFAQPAIIVPLLLSPGFHTAVDIGRAARSRPDVVATGTLGPHPLLAELLAERVRDAGLRDGDHVVLAASGSSRPEAAERVGEVRTALGALIPAPLTVGYAYGATPKVAEAVAAARRAGAARVIVASYVLAPGHFANLIAGASADIVTPPLGADRRVIRIVAERYREGLALLAD